Proteins from a genomic interval of Musa acuminata AAA Group cultivar baxijiao chromosome BXJ1-9, Cavendish_Baxijiao_AAA, whole genome shotgun sequence:
- the LOC103997300 gene encoding eukaryotic translation initiation factor 3 subunit H, with the protein MANTMARSFLQAVSSSEEIAPPLRVVQMEGLAVLKIIKHCNEFSPALVTGQLLGLDVGSVLEVTNCFPFPIREEDEEIEADGANYQLEMMRCLREVNVDNNTIGWYQSTLLGSFQTVELIETFMNYQENIRRCVCIIYDPSRSSQGALALKALKLTDSFMDLHRKNNFTGEKLREKKLSWVDIFEEIPIKISNSALISAFMTELEPESPVAQCDYDRLKLSTAPYMERNLEFLIDCMEDLSSEQNKFQYYYRSLSRQQAQQQAWLQKRRVENMARKAAGEEPLPEEDPSNSIFKPIPEPSHLDSYLITNQTSNYCNQINGVAGQNFSRLYLMKALHEN; encoded by the exons ATGGCGAACA CTATGGCTCGTTCTTTCCTGCAAGCCGTGTCCTCCTCCGAGGAGATTGCGCCGCCTCTGCGAGTTGTTCAGATGGAAGGGCTG GCTGTTCTGAAGATAATCAAACATTGCAATGAATTCTCACCAGCTTTAGTCACAGGTCAACTTCTTGGTTTGGATGTTGGGAGTGTTCTTGAAGTCACCAACTGTTTTCCTTTCCCG ATAAGGGAAGAAGATGAGGAGATTGAAGCAGATGGAGCCAACTATCAGCTGGAAATGATGAGATGCCTAAGGGAGGTCAATGTCGACAATAATACCATCGGATG gtatCAGTCAACTTTATTGGGATCTTTTCAGACTGTGGAACTGATCGAAACATTCATGAATTACCAG GAGAATATTAGAAGATGTGTGTGTATCATATATGATCCATCAAGGTCTTCTCAAGGTGCTTTAGCTCTCAAGGCCTTGAAACTCACAGACTCTTTTATGGATCTTCAccgtaaaaataattttactgggGAGAA GTTGAGGGAAAAGAAACTGTCATGGGTCGATATCTTTGAGGAGATTCCT ATTAAAATTTCTAATTCTGCACTTATTAGTGCATTCATGACAGAGTTAGAGCCTGAATCTCCTGTTGCCCAG TGTGATTATGATCGACTGAAGTTATCTACTGCTCCATACATGGAGAGAAACTTAGAATTTTTGATTGATTGTATGGAAGATCTCTCTTCTGAACAGAATAAG TTCCAATACTATTACCGAAGTCTCTCAAGGCAGCAAGCACAACAGCAAGCATGGCTTCAGAAGAGGAG GGTGGAGAACATGGCAAGGAAAGCAGCTGGAGAGGAACCATTGCCTGAGGAAGATCCTTCTAATTCCATCTTCAAGCCAATACCAGAACCATCCCATTTGGATAGCTATCTCATCACAAATCAGACATCCAACTACTGCAACCAAATTAATGG AGTTGCTGGTCAGAATTTCAGCAGATTATACCTAATGAAGGCTTTGCACGAGAATTAA